A part of Miscanthus floridulus cultivar M001 chromosome 6, ASM1932011v1, whole genome shotgun sequence genomic DNA contains:
- the LOC136458170 gene encoding uncharacterized protein, with the protein MGNLVSQCVANGAGARRPLVVGPDGSPTTVEENTGVAELMIDAPGHVVARATDVARERRVRAMAADELLRAGVVYLLVPAGRAGARLGDREVEAIGRLASGKKSSRKSRLAGGKRVFPDVNGEENVAEGEGKEVVVCPGKGARDHGLGPPRQWKPALYTIYEA; encoded by the coding sequence ATGGGCAACCTTGTCTCGCAGTGCGTCGCGAACGGTGCCGGCGCGCGGCGGCCTCTGGTCGTCGGGCCGGACGGCAGCCCGACGACGGTGGAGGAGAACACCGGGGTCGCGGAGCTGATGATCGACGCGCCGGGGCACGTGGTGGCTCGCGCCACGGACGTGGCGAGGGAGCGGCGGGTGCGGGCCATGGCGGCCGACGAGCTCCTGCGCGCTGGCGTGGTGTACCTCCTCGTCCCCGCCGGCCGGGCCGGTGCGCGGCTAGGCGACCGTGAGGTCGAGGCCATCGGGCGGCTGGCCTCCGGGAAGAAGAGCTCGAGGAAGAGCAGGCTCGCTGGCGGCAAAAGGGTCTTTCCGGACGTCAACGGCGAGGAGAACGTGGCTGAAGGTGAAGGAAAGGAGGTGGTTGTGTGTCCCGGTAAAGGGGCTCGCGATCATGGACTTGGGCCGCCCAGGCAATGGAAGCCCGCCCTGTATACCATCTATGAGGCCTAG
- the LOC136460536 gene encoding uncharacterized protein, whose translation NVGRRIHLHRSTRTAPVCSSPLEFGPDLGVSAVPACSRVLISEPPHLPLAASTGYIIVVVSSSLSSVAANLCLIQVGSALLWEGSLVGDGKLQPREQGSPAEGGGISPKKPLINKDHERAYFDSADWVLGKQGASSNSTTTVLATTEPLKPKLQRTAYHQLPPRRPACTSE comes from the exons AACGTGGGACGCCGCATACACTTGCACCGTTCCACGCGCACAGCCCCTGTGTGCTCTTCTCCTTTGGAATTtggtccagacctcggcgtgtcTGCAGTGCCTGCCTGCTCTCGTGTTCTGATTTCTGAACCTCCTCACCTACCTCTCGCCGCCTCCACCGGCTATATCATAGTAGTAGTATCTTCATCTCTTTCTTCGGTAGCTGCAAATCTCTGTCTGATACAGGTAG GTTCTGCGTTACTGTGGGAGGGGAGCCTTGTTGGAGATGGCAAGCTTCAACCAAGAGAGCAGGGCAGCCCCGCAGAGGGAGGAG GCATTTCTCCGAAGAAGCCCCTCATCAACAAGGATCACGAGCGCGCCTACTTCGACTCCGCCGACTGGGTCCTCGGCAAG CAAGGCGCGAGCAGCAACAGCACCACGACGGTCCTCGCCACCACCGAGCCCCTCAAGCCCAAGCTACAG CGGACGGCGTACCACCAGCTTCCCCCTCGACGGCCCGCGTGCACGTCGGAGTAG